One segment of Bradyrhizobium sp. WD16 DNA contains the following:
- a CDS encoding cupin domain-containing protein, producing MPVVNKVTLSEAFARFDETWSPRVGGDINDFQIKLAKLEGAFHWHHHDEEDELFLVVSGSLRMRLRKQDGGDVVLGPGEYIIVPRGIEHCPTAEPTCQVVLFERNTTLNTGNVENDRTVRELARL from the coding sequence GTGCCCGTCGTGAATAAGGTGACGCTCTCGGAGGCCTTCGCCCGATTCGACGAAACCTGGAGCCCACGCGTCGGCGGCGATATCAACGATTTCCAGATCAAGCTGGCAAAGCTCGAAGGCGCCTTCCATTGGCACCATCACGATGAGGAGGACGAGCTCTTTCTGGTGGTGTCCGGCAGCTTGCGCATGCGGCTTCGCAAACAGGATGGCGGCGACGTCGTGCTCGGCCCCGGCGAATACATCATCGTGCCGCGCGGCATCGAACACTGCCCGACGGCCGAACCCACCTGCCAGGTGGTTCTGTTCGAGCGAAATACCACGCTCAACACCGGCAACGTCGAGAATGACCGCACGGTTCGCGAGCTCGCCAGGCTGTAA
- a CDS encoding VOC family protein — protein sequence MKVLNILVRRYLPLDRFDDAVAFHERLIGQKARLRFDYPQYQLKLAGVASILFIAGTEQSLAPFTATHATFLVDDIEAFTAHLPTVGAEVLEPPKPVPTGWNMLARHPDGMLVEYVEHRQKHPADVLPDADGPERIFS from the coding sequence ATGAAGGTTCTCAACATTCTGGTGCGGCGCTATCTGCCGCTCGACCGCTTCGACGACGCCGTCGCCTTCCATGAGCGGCTGATCGGCCAGAAAGCCCGTCTCAGGTTCGACTACCCACAATATCAGCTCAAGCTGGCGGGGGTGGCCTCGATCCTGTTCATCGCCGGCACCGAGCAGAGCCTTGCCCCTTTCACCGCGACCCATGCCACCTTCCTGGTCGACGATATCGAAGCCTTCACGGCCCACCTGCCCACGGTCGGCGCCGAGGTGCTCGAACCGCCGAAACCGGTGCCAACCGGCTGGAACATGCTGGCGCGCCATCCCGACGGCATGCTCGTCGAATATGTCGAGCACCGCCAGAAGCATCCGGCGGATGTGCTGCCCGACGCCGACGGACCCGAGCGGATTTTTTCCTGA
- a CDS encoding MerR family transcriptional regulator, translating to MMIQEAARRLGVSARTLRHYEAAGLIRPARLANGYRNLSDADLRTAEWIRGLVAAGFSLRELRALSAALDQGRDRPTCVAALRDKLDQIDRLAERLQQRRQAVIKRLAVQERMARDAAPRPQEVSNHEGSQHSGAALSAARPLRRRRRLP from the coding sequence ATGATGATCCAGGAAGCAGCCCGCCGTCTCGGCGTCAGCGCCCGCACCTTGCGCCACTACGAGGCGGCGGGCCTCATCCGCCCTGCCCGCCTTGCCAACGGCTATCGCAACCTGTCGGATGCCGATCTGCGCACCGCCGAATGGATCCGCGGCCTCGTCGCCGCCGGCTTTTCCTTGCGCGAATTGCGGGCGCTCAGTGCGGCGCTCGACCAAGGCCGCGATCGTCCGACCTGTGTCGCGGCGCTGCGCGATAAGCTCGACCAGATCGACCGCCTCGCCGAGCGGCTGCAACAGCGCCGCCAGGCCGTCATCAAACGGCTCGCCGTCCAGGAACGGATGGCCCGAGACGCAGCTCCCCGACCGCAGGAGGTCTCCAACCATGAAGGTTCTCAACATTCTGGTGCGGCGCTATCTGCCGCTCGACCGCTTCGACGACGCCGTCGCCTTCCATGA